In Salisediminibacterium beveridgei, one DNA window encodes the following:
- a CDS encoding aspartate carbamoyltransferase catalytic subunit: MASLTTLKDLSVMEIERILDDAERLYEVRHVGSRNGHIIANLFFESSTRTKCSFEMAQKQLGIDTLHFDVATSSVNKGESLYDTAKTLESIGCDAFIIRHGETRYYDQLEGITVPIINAGDGSGDHPTQSLLDLLTIRQEYGLFRGIKVVIAGDILHSRVAHSNMEVLERLGADVYVSGPREWIDDSIPEEKIVTMDEAVHLADVLMLLRIQLERHDTGSLSDPDTYLNTYGLTVERERRMKPDAIIMHPAPVNRGVEIDTRLVECSRSRIFKQMNNGVAVRKAVLVRALHKKEAPVHVV; encoded by the coding sequence ATGGCGTCATTAACGACATTAAAAGACTTGTCTGTGATGGAAATTGAACGGATTCTCGATGATGCAGAACGATTGTATGAAGTCAGGCATGTGGGGAGTCGAAATGGTCATATCATTGCGAATTTATTCTTCGAGTCAAGTACCCGAACGAAGTGCAGTTTTGAAATGGCTCAAAAACAACTCGGTATCGACACACTGCATTTCGATGTTGCCACGTCCAGTGTGAATAAGGGTGAAAGTCTTTATGACACAGCTAAAACCCTCGAATCCATCGGCTGCGACGCCTTTATTATCCGGCATGGTGAAACCCGGTATTATGATCAACTTGAAGGGATTACTGTCCCGATCATCAATGCAGGGGACGGCTCAGGGGATCACCCAACCCAGTCTTTACTTGATTTATTGACCATAAGGCAGGAATATGGTCTCTTTCGTGGAATCAAGGTCGTAATTGCAGGGGATATTCTCCACAGTCGTGTGGCACATTCCAATATGGAAGTCCTTGAGCGGCTCGGTGCGGATGTCTATGTATCCGGTCCAAGGGAGTGGATTGACGATTCGATCCCGGAGGAAAAAATTGTGACGATGGATGAAGCGGTCCACCTTGCAGATGTGCTGATGCTTCTCAGGATTCAGCTCGAACGGCATGATACAGGAAGCTTGTCCGATCCCGACACGTATTTGAACACTTACGGTTTAACCGTTGAACGGGAGCGCCGCATGAAACCTGATGCTATCATTATGCATCCTGCTCCGGTAAACCGGGGTGTGGAAATTGATACACGGCTGGTTGAATGCAGCCGTTCAAGAATCTTCAAACAGATGAACAACGGTGTAGCCGTCAGAAAAGCAGTACTGGTCAGAGCATTGCATAAAAAGGAGGCACCTGTTCATGTGGTATAA
- a CDS encoding solute carrier family 23 protein, giving the protein MNQPKDVGIKEMPRLDKWLVLSIQHLFAMFGATILVPLLTGLSPAVALVSSGLGTLAYLAITKGQIPAYLGSSFAFIMPIIAAISIGGPEGAMVGSFFAGLVYGIVALIIKATGVHWLMKLLPPIVVGPVIMVIGLGLAAVAIDMAMNDPATEAYSGVHFGVAMFTLAITILASIFFRGFFGLIPILFGITTGYAFAAWQGLVDFAPVQEAAWIQAPEFLVPYVTYTPNFSFEIILIMVPIALVTLSEHIGDQMVLSKVAGKNFVEKPGLHRSIFGDGVATVISSFLGGPPNTTYGENIGVVALTRVFSTFVIGGAAVLAVGFGFIGKVSALITTIPTAVMGGVSILLFGIIASNGMRMLIDNHVDIGKKRNLIISSVILIIGIGGAFIQVTDTIEISGIALAAVIGIVLNMILPGRDRVKTSSEMFEEMTEDNQRDSESDGAA; this is encoded by the coding sequence ATGAATCAACCCAAAGATGTAGGAATTAAAGAAATGCCAAGACTCGATAAATGGCTGGTACTGAGCATTCAGCATCTGTTTGCTATGTTTGGTGCAACCATCCTTGTTCCGCTGTTAACCGGTCTGAGTCCGGCAGTGGCACTGGTTTCCAGTGGTCTTGGGACACTCGCTTATCTTGCCATCACAAAAGGACAAATTCCAGCTTATCTTGGTTCGTCATTCGCTTTTATTATGCCGATCATTGCTGCGATCAGTATTGGCGGTCCTGAAGGTGCGATGGTGGGAAGTTTCTTCGCCGGGCTCGTTTACGGAATTGTTGCATTGATCATCAAGGCAACGGGTGTCCACTGGCTGATGAAGCTGCTTCCACCGATTGTAGTGGGACCGGTCATTATGGTCATCGGACTTGGACTTGCTGCAGTGGCCATCGATATGGCCATGAACGATCCGGCAACAGAGGCATACAGTGGAGTGCATTTTGGGGTAGCGATGTTTACGCTGGCGATTACCATTTTGGCATCAATCTTCTTCAGAGGCTTCTTCGGCTTGATACCGATCTTATTCGGGATTACAACAGGTTATGCCTTTGCAGCATGGCAAGGGCTGGTTGATTTTGCTCCGGTTCAGGAAGCTGCCTGGATCCAAGCTCCGGAATTTCTGGTGCCGTACGTCACTTATACACCAAATTTTTCGTTTGAAATCATTTTGATCATGGTGCCGATTGCACTCGTCACGCTCTCTGAACATATCGGAGATCAGATGGTACTCAGTAAAGTAGCCGGCAAAAATTTCGTGGAAAAACCCGGTCTGCACCGGTCAATTTTTGGTGACGGTGTGGCAACTGTTATCAGTTCATTCCTTGGAGGCCCGCCAAACACTACATATGGAGAAAATATCGGTGTGGTCGCACTGACTAGAGTGTTCAGTACATTCGTGATCGGTGGCGCAGCAGTTTTGGCTGTCGGGTTCGGATTTATTGGTAAAGTCTCCGCACTCATTACAACGATCCCGACTGCTGTTATGGGCGGGGTTTCCATCCTGCTTTTCGGGATCATTGCTTCGAATGGGATGCGCATGCTGATTGATAATCATGTGGATATCGGTAAGAAACGTAATTTGATCATTTCATCGGTGATTCTCATCATTGGAATCGGCGGAGCGTTTATTCAGGTCACCGATACGATTGAAATCTCCGGCATCGCTTTGGCAGCCGTTATCGGTATTGTTTTGAATATGATTCTTCCTGGCAGAGACCGGGTGAAAACCAGTTCAGAGATGTTCGAAGAAATGACAGAAGACAATCAGCGCGATTCTGAATCGGATGGCGCAGCATAA
- the pyrR gene encoding bifunctional pyr operon transcriptional regulator/uracil phosphoribosyltransferase PyrR, whose product MDKVIMDEQAISRALTRIAHEIIERNKGIEDCVLVGIKTRGVHLASRLQKRIQEIEGNAIAKGEIDITLYRDDLTHKRDDHQPELRGTAIETSITDKKVILVDDVLYTGRTVRAALDALIDLGRPAQIQLAVLVDRGHRELPIRPDFIGKNVPTSKSEVVEAKLEETDGKEQVLLTMRH is encoded by the coding sequence ATGGACAAAGTGATTATGGATGAACAGGCAATCTCAAGGGCATTGACAAGAATCGCGCATGAGATCATTGAACGTAATAAAGGCATTGAAGATTGCGTTCTGGTTGGAATCAAAACTCGCGGTGTGCATTTGGCCAGCCGCCTCCAAAAAAGAATTCAGGAGATTGAAGGCAATGCGATTGCTAAAGGCGAAATCGACATTACGCTCTACCGGGATGATCTGACCCATAAAAGAGATGATCATCAGCCTGAGTTGAGAGGAACTGCCATCGAAACATCGATCACGGATAAGAAAGTGATTCTTGTGGATGATGTACTCTATACAGGCAGAACTGTAAGAGCAGCACTCGATGCGCTGATTGACCTTGGGAGACCTGCACAGATTCAATTAGCCGTTCTGGTGGACCGGGGACATCGAGAGCTTCCGATTCGTCCGGATTTCATCGGTAAAAATGTGCCGACATCCAAAAGTGAAGTGGTGGAGGCGAAACTTGAAGAAACCGATGGCAAAGAACAAGTACTGCTCACAATGAGGCACTAA
- a CDS encoding RluA family pseudouridine synthase — MTQTFTFIAEEHHGRMDKWLADQSDDWTRTRTQSLIQDSHVLVNGETVTKANYKIKTGDTIEVIVPDVEELEITAEKMNLDVVYEDEDVIVVNKPRGMVVHPAPGHPSGTLVNGLMAHCTDLSGINGVARPGIVHRIDKDTSGLLMVAKHDRAHESLVEQLKNKTTTRQYEVIVYGTIPHEKGTVDAPIGRDPKDRQKMTVTDENARDAVTHFQVIERLNGFTHVLCELETGRTHQIRVHMKYIGYPIVADPKYGPKKKNDFSIEGQVLHARTLGFVHPVSGENLLFEAPLPQDFQDVLAEIRRQNPLT, encoded by the coding sequence ATGACCCAAACCTTTACATTTATTGCTGAAGAACATCATGGACGAATGGATAAGTGGTTAGCTGACCAATCTGACGACTGGACAAGAACCAGAACGCAGTCATTGATTCAGGATAGCCATGTCTTAGTAAATGGTGAAACAGTAACAAAAGCGAACTATAAAATCAAAACTGGTGATACGATAGAAGTGATCGTTCCAGATGTGGAAGAACTGGAAATCACCGCAGAAAAGATGAATTTGGATGTTGTGTATGAAGATGAAGATGTGATCGTCGTTAATAAACCGAGAGGCATGGTGGTTCACCCCGCTCCAGGTCATCCATCCGGCACACTTGTAAATGGTCTGATGGCACACTGTACCGATCTATCAGGTATCAATGGTGTTGCAAGGCCTGGAATTGTGCATCGCATTGATAAGGATACATCCGGCCTCCTCATGGTAGCCAAGCATGACCGCGCCCATGAGTCTTTGGTGGAACAGCTTAAAAACAAGACAACAACCCGCCAGTATGAGGTGATTGTCTACGGAACAATCCCCCATGAAAAAGGGACTGTGGATGCGCCAATCGGACGTGATCCAAAGGACCGTCAAAAAATGACGGTGACAGATGAGAACGCGCGAGATGCTGTGACGCATTTCCAGGTCATTGAGCGATTGAATGGATTTACGCACGTACTCTGTGAACTAGAAACCGGTCGCACACATCAAATTCGGGTGCATATGAAATATATCGGCTATCCAATCGTGGCAGACCCGAAATATGGACCCAAGAAGAAAAATGATTTTTCTATTGAAGGTCAAGTATTACATGCAAGGACTCTCGGCTTTGTTCACCCTGTAAGTGGGGAGAACTTATTATTTGAAGCTCCTTTGCCTCAGGATTTCCAGGATGTACTGGCAGAAATCCGCCGGCAAAATCCATTGACATAA
- the lspA gene encoding signal peptidase II, with protein sequence MFYYLIAILVIALDQITKYIVVRQMDQGQSIELISGFLYLTSHRNAGAAFGILQGQMWLFYIATVVVAGVIIYMIITQTKDSRFFGISLGLVLGGAIGNFIDRLLEGEVVDFIDVFIFTYNFPIFNVADMALVIGVGLMMIYFIIEEKRQGKSI encoded by the coding sequence CTGTTCTATTATTTGATCGCAATTTTAGTGATTGCGCTCGACCAGATTACAAAATACATCGTCGTCAGACAGATGGATCAAGGACAAAGTATTGAACTGATATCAGGTTTTTTATATCTGACAAGTCACCGGAATGCTGGAGCGGCTTTTGGCATTCTTCAAGGGCAGATGTGGCTTTTTTACATTGCTACAGTTGTGGTTGCAGGTGTGATTATCTATATGATTATTACTCAAACCAAGGACTCTCGTTTCTTCGGGATTTCACTTGGGTTGGTTTTGGGTGGTGCGATCGGTAATTTCATTGACAGGCTCCTCGAAGGTGAAGTTGTGGATTTTATTGATGTATTTATTTTCACTTATAATTTTCCAATCTTTAATGTCGCTGATATGGCATTGGTCATTGGAGTAGGATTGATGATGATTTATTTTATTATTGAAGAAAAAAGACAGGGGAAATCGATATGA